A single Cannabis sativa cultivar Pink pepper isolate KNU-18-1 chromosome 7, ASM2916894v1, whole genome shotgun sequence DNA region contains:
- the LOC115696935 gene encoding uncharacterized protein At3g17950 isoform X1, with protein MAQQFCCVQEEGWPLGLRPLNARLGLISTLDISGSASFNTSLTASPTSSTISSSDLDTESTGSFFHDKSKTLGNLIGVSSIFQLSRRSTRGRTPENFSGGKILKSKPWLFSSLCSKLTTDAVTDSNSTPSLGHFLETERTRSRTSGSNIHKRRSQSPLYYGPNDYSPVPTISNVNSLFVDGLVAPCPSTPSGSISRVRPQTELLEGGNNNGFGVSLVIPCLCGQVIN; from the exons ATGGCTCAACAG TTTTGTTGTGTGCAGGAAGAAGGGTGGCCACTCGGACTCAGACCACTTAATGCCAGGCTTGGGTTGATAAGTACCCTCGATATTTCTGGATCAGCATCATTCAACACTTCTCTAACTGCTTCTCCCACCTCCTCCACCATATCTTCCTCAGATCTTGATACAGAG TCCACTGGATCTTTCTTCCATGACAAGAGCAAAACACTGGGGAATCTAATTGGCGTCTCTAGTATTTTTCAACTGTCCCGAAGATCCACTAGAGGAAGAACACCAGAAAATTTTAGTGGTGGAAAGATCCTCAAATCCAAGCCTTGGCTCTTCTCATCACTTTGCTCAAAGCTAACCACTGATGCTGTGACTGACTCCAACAGCACTCCTTCTCTTGGCCACTTTCTAGAGACAGAGAGGACTAGAAGTAGAACTAGTGGTAGTAACATTCACAAGAGGAGGAGTCAAAGTCCACTCTATTATGGACCTAATGATTACTCCCCAGTTCCCACTATTTCGAACGTGAATTCGCTGTTTGTTGACGGCTTAGTTGCCCCATGTCCATCCACTCCTTCTGGCTCTATCAGTAGAGTTAGACCGCAAACTGAGTTATTAGAAGGTGGTAATAATAATGGCTTTGGAGTTTCCTTAGTAATCCCATGTTTGTGTGGACAAGTCATAAATTGA
- the LOC115696935 gene encoding uncharacterized protein At3g17950 isoform X2, with protein MAQQEEGWPLGLRPLNARLGLISTLDISGSASFNTSLTASPTSSTISSSDLDTESTGSFFHDKSKTLGNLIGVSSIFQLSRRSTRGRTPENFSGGKILKSKPWLFSSLCSKLTTDAVTDSNSTPSLGHFLETERTRSRTSGSNIHKRRSQSPLYYGPNDYSPVPTISNVNSLFVDGLVAPCPSTPSGSISRVRPQTELLEGGNNNGFGVSLVIPCLCGQVIN; from the exons ATGGCTCAACAG GAAGAAGGGTGGCCACTCGGACTCAGACCACTTAATGCCAGGCTTGGGTTGATAAGTACCCTCGATATTTCTGGATCAGCATCATTCAACACTTCTCTAACTGCTTCTCCCACCTCCTCCACCATATCTTCCTCAGATCTTGATACAGAG TCCACTGGATCTTTCTTCCATGACAAGAGCAAAACACTGGGGAATCTAATTGGCGTCTCTAGTATTTTTCAACTGTCCCGAAGATCCACTAGAGGAAGAACACCAGAAAATTTTAGTGGTGGAAAGATCCTCAAATCCAAGCCTTGGCTCTTCTCATCACTTTGCTCAAAGCTAACCACTGATGCTGTGACTGACTCCAACAGCACTCCTTCTCTTGGCCACTTTCTAGAGACAGAGAGGACTAGAAGTAGAACTAGTGGTAGTAACATTCACAAGAGGAGGAGTCAAAGTCCACTCTATTATGGACCTAATGATTACTCCCCAGTTCCCACTATTTCGAACGTGAATTCGCTGTTTGTTGACGGCTTAGTTGCCCCATGTCCATCCACTCCTTCTGGCTCTATCAGTAGAGTTAGACCGCAAACTGAGTTATTAGAAGGTGGTAATAATAATGGCTTTGGAGTTTCCTTAGTAATCCCATGTTTGTGTGGACAAGTCATAAATTGA
- the LOC115696580 gene encoding calmodulin-lysine N-methyltransferase-like has product MEAEGQSQNTIKRISRKAMQGFNMIPYHLENEDSEEEAIILNRRNGNYNSKDATLCYTLPIHGYGAPNNKLFLTQRVNNVADISDLEFCNKHDIDNTGLVCQWPSEDVLAYFCLSHADLFRSKRVIEVESGYGLAGLVIAAVTDATEVIISDGNPQVVNYIEHNIDANSKAFGATKVKSMTLHWNQDKISNISYSFDLIIASDW; this is encoded by the exons ATGGAAGCAGAAGGGCAATCACAGAACACTATAAAGAGAATTTCTAGAAAAGCCATGCAGGGATTTAACATGATACCATATCATTTGGAGAACGAAGATTCCGAGGAGGAGGCTATTATCTTGAATCGTCGCAATGGAAATTACAATTCAAAGGATGCTACTTTATGCTACACTTTACCCATTCATGGATATGGAGCTCCTAATAATAAGCTTTTCTTGAC CCAAAGAGTGAACAACGTTGCTGACATCAGTGATCTTGAGTTTTGTAATAAGCATGACATCGATAATACTGGCCTTGTAT GTCAGTGGCCATCAGAAGATGTTCTTGCTTACTTTTGCTTGTCTCACGCTGACTTGTTCAG GTCCAAAAGGGTTATTGAAGTTGAATCAGGCTATGGTTTAGCTGGTTTAGTTATTGCAGCAGTTACCGACGCTACAGAAGTCATAATCTCAGATGGAAATCCTCAAGTTGTTAATT ATATTGAGCATAATATTGATGCCAATTCTAAAGCATTTGGTGCCACAAAAGTAAAGTCCATGACGTTGCACTGGAATCAggataaaatttcaaatatttcttACTCTTTCGACCTCATCATTGCAAGTGACTGGTAA